DNA sequence from the Excalfactoria chinensis isolate bCotChi1 chromosome 2, bCotChi1.hap2, whole genome shotgun sequence genome:
aaagaagctgctgctgttctctgtaaaatactgaaaaagttTCTCATAACTGGAAGGAATTTTACTTCGCTGCCCTTAATTTACACGATGCTAGCAAGAAGGAAGAGCAGGCAGTTATTTCAACATGCCCAGCCTGCACCTCAGTACTTCCACAATTGCTACAAGTCTATATTTGCTGTAGAGGAAAGTGAAAACCACAGCTAACTTACTTTGGTGCCCTTAGCTGTGAACTATGGTGGCTCAGCAGGACCCTGAAGAGGGGAAATGTGAACGAGGCGGGAATGTTTCCATGCATCTTACCTTGAGCCAGGGCTTTTTTCCCTCTAAAGTCTTGAGCATTGTATATCAGAAGAAGCTGAGTGACGTGACCTGTGATACTTACTCTAAATTATGCATGTTCAACAGCACCCAAGGACCTCATGAAATCTATTACATTGGACACCGAACACTGAAAGGTCTGCAATCCAAAGGGCTGTTTTTCATTATCCGCTCTAAACAAAATATACAGGAAAACACAGTTGCTAATGCAATGGAAATGATTACTGGGTAATAATTTACGGATCTTGTTTGTTGACTTTGCTATTGGGAAATTCACCGTCTAAATATATTGGCTTGATTTAATAAGGGAAAATCAGGTTGACCAAATAGGTGACAGTAAGAAAAAACCTGCAGACAGggttaaaaaatagaagaagagcTTGAAATAAGTCAGTGCTTCAGAAATGCTTGTGAATTTTTTAAGTGctaatagggggaaaaaatggactAGAAGGAACACAACCAGATCAAAAGGACTGCATTAGCTTAAAAGGGGATGTGGCTGTCACAGGCATGGTTGCTGAGAGGCAAAAAGCTGTGACAAGAAGCTAGACCCACCTGTCTTGTTTGAGGGCCTTAGAAAAACGGATATGAACTGTAGAAGTGGCCAGGACTAAAACAAGTGGGAGAAGTGAGGAATTCATGATGACATGAATAACACCACAAGGACTGGTGCTGGGTGAGCTGTAGTCAGTGAGCAGTGAGCAGTGAGGAGAAGTGACATACCCGTAAACAGAGCCGTGGCACCAGGATGTTTCTCACCGAGGACTGGCTCTGCTTCTTGAACGCGCTGGGCCCTGAATTACACAAACAACAAGTTAAAAACACAAAGTGAGGTTATCAGATCTcaggtgctgctgtgttttcttttctccttttgaacaacattcatctttttttctaacAGCTTAATGTCCAAAGTATGCACGAAGGAAGGATTTAGGCAAAGCAAGCTGGCAGTCTTACCCAGGTTCCATCAATTCAGCGTAGTTGGCTCCAGTCCTTGTGGGACAAGAGCTCCCTTAATTTTAGACAAGTCTACTTCAAATGCAATTAGACaagaggctttttttcccctcccttttttttggCCTGCATGCCGAGTGAGACACATTACTTGTAATCATTATATACTAGTTTATTGATTGTGGCTTTTCAGTATTCGCTGTAGATAGGCTTGTTTTAACTGAGCTGTCAGGAGACGTGTCTGGTTAACAAACAATTACGGACTGGAGGTATAACAGTTAGCAAGGGTATTTTGTCAAGAGGTACAGAAACGCACTGAGAATTTTGACAGCACATGCGTGAGGTTTTCTTCTGAATCTTCGGTATTTTTCAAGTGATGGCACAGAAATCTGTTTGTGTTGAATTTCAGGGCTGCTGGctcaatgttttgttttcatctcttcttcatGCATTTTCATATTGAAAAGATCAGACAAATGGAAattatttaaaggaaatatgTATGTGGAAAATCCATAACATCCCACACAACTGACTGAGCCGGCCCATTGCCTGTAATGTAATGTCACAGACAAAATGTATTCCGGTTATTAGGAAAGCTGGAAGTGAGTCAATTAtgtgaataaacaaacaaagaccTGGTCTCCCCGTAGTTTAGTGCATCACTGAGGTATCTGAAGGCTCCTTTCCCACGCCTGCTGCCTCATTCCTGAACTAGCAGGGGCTGTTGTGCAAGGCAACTTGACAGCCCATAATAAGCAGGTAGCTCGGCACACTGATCTGAAGCAATCCTTGTACACCGTTTGCACATCTGGGGCACAGGGGATGCACAAGAGCTTGTGGGATGTCTGAGGATGCAGAGGAGGTTTTGCAGCTTAGGGAAAGGGAAGGATGGGGCTTCTCTGGTCTCTCCAGAGCGGAGACACATTCTTGCCTCGTGTGCACAGATACGGCAGGTCGGTCTGGCTAAAGgtgaacaaacagcagcaacttCAGCCAAAAGCCTCAGAGGTGGCTACACCGATAGCCTTGCTGGTATGCAACACCACTAAAGGAGAATTCTCAGGTAACCGAATGAGGATCAACAGAAGCAGTGcatgaaagaaacaaatccCATAGATCCGAACAAAGGTTCTTGTGCTGTGACACAATATGCATATTTCAATTTCTGAAGAGTGAAAGCCTTCACTTCCAAAGTGGACAATGCCGTTTCCTTTAAGGTCTCTGACTGGGTATCCAAAGCCCCGTAAAACTGTTGTCCAGTGTATTTATATTGACTCTGGGAGTCGGTGCAAGACTCATGACATTTCTCCTTGTTAATTGCCTGGCTCTAGTGTGGTTGGATTTTGCAAGTTATGACACAGTAAATACATTTGTGTCACTTAGCAACCTCAGCTGTTTCTAAAGGAATGTCTTTTGTTCTTGGAAATGTATTATAAAGGCAGGTTACAAAACGATTATTGGGGAATCTAAACTCGCCTTAGTTGGATGGCATTGTGGCCTCTCCCCATTCTGCATTGTAAAGCGTGCATaggaaattaatttcctttgcaCAAGCATCAGTCACTGGCACCGCATCTATTGTTATGAAGAGAAGCTCTGCATATTTAATAGATATGACAGAAgtttctgttgaaaataaaagacatgAGAAACGACCATGGAAACAaagggctggaaaggacctcctCGGCCCGGGGCTCACAGGGGCCAAAGCCCTCCGACTGTTTCATAAACAACTCTATAAATACTTTACCATCATGATGCAACACTTCACAGCCTCTTTCGTGAACTTATcagtctgatttattttaacacGCAACACTGAAGCCTGAGATCAGAGATCACCCGGCTCCAGCACAAAAGGGTTTGGACATGTAAACACCTGCACAAACTTGGTGTATTTCTCACAGCACGTCGCCTGGGCCGTTGATTCTGTGTCACTGCTCAGAATGATCCTGAACACATACAAACATGCAGTGGAAGGACTCCTACTTACGTGGCTGAGATTACACCGGATTGCAGACTTCATGCGGGATTTaggggttttctttgtttgtgcTTAATAGGTTTAAAGCTCAGGTCACACCTGCTGGTCCACCTTGTCAGGATCAGAACCGCAAATATAGGTAAGGTTTATAAACTGACCTTGCcgttctgaaacaaaacacatctcCGGGATAGCCTGTAAAATGATGTAAAAACTGGCGGTGGCCACATAATGGACGCAATTAGTGCTTGTTTATGAAACCTGCAGGCTCCGGCCTCTGCCAGAGGTATCATCTCAGAGTCAAGGATTACTAAAAATAGCTTAAAGACTGTTTTCTAGAAGCGTGAACAGGTGAATGCAAAAGAAGAGAGCAGGGGAGCCGCAGCAATGAAAGGAAAGGAGCCCATTATCGTGTGCAACTGCAAAACCTCGTTAATAGGATGACTGAGACGACCGTTTGCCGTGGTAATTTGGGCAGCCCCAAACAGAAGCAGACAATGCAGAGAAATACAGCAAccccaggggaaaaaataaaagcagagtctCGGAGTGCTGTTCAAACTGCCACTCAGGAAAAATGCTGTTAGTGGTCAGAAGGACGTTGTCAACAGTTTTGGAACTGTCTTCACCcttttactttgaaatgaaTCTGCCCCTATCCATAATTTTttggcagttttttttttttcttttgtaatgaaaaCTATTGTGCTAAACTGctaaagcaaaagcagagctcaAGAACCCACCACCAGCACTAGAAGGCAAAAGACTTTGATTCTCCCAGTCTGAATGTGAAGGCTGTTTTCCAAGGGCACTCCACAGCCTCGCTAGAGCTAACCTGAGGCTCAGCCAAAAGACTTcatggctgcagtgcagggaACCCCGGCCACTACCCAGCAGCCAAGCCTGTTATTTATGCTCACAAAATCTGCATCGGGGCACGTATTTGTTTGACAGCCGCGTTATTGCACAACTCACTGTTTGTGTTGTTCTTGCTTCTACCGGTGGCGAGGCACAAGTGAGCGGCTCACGGCTAACAGGCCACTGCTGTGATCTCTGCCACCTACATCTGATCACGGCTGTTGACAGCGCAGACCTTACTATTGGAGTTGGTTTGGGTTGAACCCCAGAAAGGTTGCGGGATGCTGAGATCCAGCCTGCACAAGAGCACACGGTGTAAATTCACACCAAGTCTGCTTTGGCACGGTTTTCCTTTGTAAGCACATCAAGGAAGGGTACTTGAGCCCAGATGTGGGGAATATTGTACTCTCCACAGCATTGAAGCTCTTCACTCTTGCTGCAAAGAGTGGCTAGAATTCCAAAGCGATGGCTGAGGTTCACAAATTCCTCTCGAACACAAACTGAAACGGCCTTCTGGCGTATTTACAACACTCATTTCGTAGAGGTGGGAAAGCTATTAGCCCCAGTGAGCAGTGCTTGGTGTAAATATCTTCAGTGGGTTCAGCCCTCACATCCCCAGCAGGTATTTAGTTGGTCGGCTGCCAAGGGGACAGCACTGAAGTTCTGCATGAGAAAAAGACCTGAGGACGTGGGATTCCTTGACCGGCTGCGCTCTGATGTCCCCATCTGGGCACTGCTAACTCGTCCCAGTGCTGCATTTGTGCCATTTGTGATTCTCACTGCAGGGCTCGAGAAAGCCCCAGGTGTAGATGTAATCGTGAGCAACGCTGCGCTTTTGCTGGTATAGCTTATTTTGCTTTGcgggaggagaagaaaaggctggaATAAGCTGCACTGGCTTATTGAAGTTTTGCTTATACAGAATACCAGGTTACCTACTCAGAGGTGTTCTGAATGTAGATCTCCTGTGGAACAAGAATTGATCCATCCACTGCATCTGTGCAGGCCTTTATTTCACTGGCAAACACCATGCAGTGAATAATGAATGGTACAAGCGCTTGCTTAACACTCATCCGTAGCAGACGATCCAGGTTTTAACTGCCTGGTGCCCAACATCAGAAAGGCAGGAGCAGACACGAGCGCGGCCTGCGGAAGGTGCTCACACACGGGCAGCCGTGGCCCGGCCGTGCTGTGGgctgaaaacagcacagaggcagcacaCAGCCGCGACCCGTCCGTGCGGGCAGCACTGCAAGTCCTGGCGCTCTGAGGGAGACGCTCGACGACGCGCGCAGAGTGAAAGGCAGCTCGGAACAGCCGTACCACACCGCGGGCTGCCGCCACGGCCCGCGCCGCTCCGCCGGCCCCGAGggagcccggcccggcggcggcACGGACCGCCATCCCGCCGTCGGCGCGGCCCCGCCCCCTCCGGCCCCTCTGCCAATCACCGCGCCCCGCCCCGAGCCCCGAGCTGCGGGGTTTGAAAGCGGGCCGCTCCACGCGCCGCGCAGACGGGGGGGGGGACGGCGCGGCGGGATCGCGGGCCGGGGGGGCGGCTGGGAGCGGAGGGCGTTCCGCCGCCCAGGGAGCGCCCCGCGGGTGCGCGGCGGGATCCAACCCGAGGCCGAGCGCCGCGTCCCGGCGGCGGGAGCGGGGGGGCGGGCGGGTCGGCGTTGGGActgccccccctcccctccccggCGCGGTGGGAGGCGCCCGGGCTCCCGCGTCACCCATTGTTTACAAACCAACCCCAGCGGGCCGAGCTCCAGCCTCCACCGCAGCCGCCGGAGCCGCGCGTGCTGGCGGCGGTGCCGGTCCCGGTCCCGGCGCGCGGGCCGCCATGCCGTGCCGGCCGGGCGAGcgcttcctgctgctggagcgCTCGGTGGCCGTGGGGCCGGCGGGCTCCAAGGAAGTGGACGCGCTGGTGGCCAAGCTGGGCgaggtgctgcagctgagcGCCCAGCGggcgccgccgccccgcggcCCCAAGTACCAGCCGGGGCCGGGCAGCGCCCGCGACCGCGCCGCGCCCTACTCGCCGCGCTgctgcccgcccgccccgccgcccgccctgccgcccgccgcgccgcggCCCGAGCAGCAGCGGGTGGCCAAGCAGCTGTGCGGCCGCGGCTGGCTGCGGAGCGCCGCCcgcaggaggaagcagcagcggcggccgccgccgggcccGCCCGACCCGCACGAGGAGGACCCGCACcggctcctgcagcagctcatccTCTCCGGGAACCTCATCAAGGAGGCGGTGCGGCGCCTGCAGCTGGCGGCGGCCGCCGTGGGGAGCGGCGGAGGGGACGGCGAGGCGGCGGCCGCGGCTCCGCAGTAGGcgggaagggagggggggggggcgagaGGGCCCGCCGCTCGGTGCCCGCCGCTCGCCTCCCCCTGCCCGGTGCCCCCCGCCCGACGGAGCCCCGTGCAATAACCCCGGAGGGACCGGCGGGAGGTTTTTATCGCTTTTTATTTTGAGACTTTATATCTATCTATTTTATCCCCCCCCTTCTTCGTGACTGTATGAAGCAGTTcggggggggaaaaagcaaatgtgaatacgggaggaggaaggcagctggACTTACCCTGTGAGGCCGACGGTTGCTGCAGCCGGAGCTCATTGTTCCAGGAGGCCGCCGGAACCGGGcttttctacaaagaaaaaagaaaaaaaaaagaaaaaaaaaaaaggaaataaaatcccccccctccccgacAGACTCTCAATGGCTCCGCTACGGGTTGCGGCTGTTGGTTCCATTTATGCGCTTCGTACCGGAGTGTGTGCAATGTGTTCCTGATTCGCAGGAGGATGTCTCACTGAACCTGTCTGTACCGAATAAACGTGCTCGTGTTTGTACGTGCGCTCCGCTTCTCATTGTTAAGGGGGAGACGGTTCCGCTTCGGGCCGGCGAACCCGCGGCGGCAGCTCGGAGAGAAGGGGGGGGAGAAGCGGGACGGGGGGAAACGGACGGTCCCTTCATCTCCCGTTTTACGGAGGgaggaacagaacaaaaaaaggcCACGGCAATCCGTAAAGCAGCGGCTgcggccgccgccgggcccCTTTTGTTCGGAGCCGGGCGATCGGGCCGCACCGAGGGCACACCGAGGGCTTCGCGGGTAGATGGGCTTCGGCTTTTAGGGGAGAGGACAAAAGGAGGCATTGGGAGAGGCAGCGGGAAGGGCACGTTATTTGAAAAGACACTGTAAGCGCAGGACGCGGCTGTCGTTGGGCTCCGGCACCCGGTGCGAACGCAGCGCGACCCCGCGAGAGGGTTCGCCAAGTCGCGGAGCGGCCGCCGGCTTCCCGGCTGCGGGAGCGGACGGCATCGCCTTTGTCCGAGGGTGCGCTCCGGCCGTGCCCGCCCCGTGCCCTTGGCGGCGTTGTGCGTCGCTCTGCCCCGGCGCTGCGCGCCCGTGGGGCTTCCAGCGCTCCGCCGTGCTCCTCCTGCGCCTCTACCGCTACCCCTATCTCGGTTCACTTATACGCAGAATGCAGCGTTTCGATCTGAAGGCGTGTGAAATGCATGGGAAGAAGTTCAACGCCTCGCAGAGCCTCCTTCGTTATGGACATCCCAAGTCCTTTCTCTCCAAACTTGTGCTGCTTTCATGGCATTTTGCAGCGTTTGGAATAGGCTC
Encoded proteins:
- the FRAT2 gene encoding GSK-3-binding protein FRAT2 translates to MPCRPGERFLLLERSVAVGPAGSKEVDALVAKLGEVLQLSAQRAPPPRGPKYQPGPGSARDRAAPYSPRCCPPAPPPALPPAAPRPEQQRVAKQLCGRGWLRSAARRRKQQRRPPPGPPDPHEEDPHRLLQQLILSGNLIKEAVRRLQLAAAAVGSGGGDGEAAAAAPQ